The Amblyraja radiata isolate CabotCenter1 chromosome 5, sAmbRad1.1.pri, whole genome shotgun sequence genome includes the window GTTAGCAAGGTTCCCTGCTAGCTTCAGAAATAGACACCAGATACAATATCATGCAGAGTGATGATCCCCATAAAAAAAAGTCTCAACTTAATTATTTAAAATCAAATTTCACAAGATTTTGCCCCCGTGTCGACTCTGCGGCTAAATTTTTCCATCTACAGTCTGGAGTGATTTACACTTAAAATTCCAGAACTCTTCGATCTCAACCTAACTATTTGGATGCAATAGGATCAGATTGAATCATAGTGTTTCTCTCATCATTGCTGTAATTAGGCCAGTGCCCGTTCATTGGAGAGATTTCACAAACCAAAATGCTTATTCAGGAGCTAAAATTCTCTGTTGGTAAAGATAGCATAGATGTTGGATAAGGAATTGATACCTCCACAAGGGAATCAATAGGCACTTGAGAGATTGTAATTTGCAGGGTTTTGGTAAGAGCCAGGGAAGCAAGTGATGGGATGACTGAACCAGATGTGATGGGTTGAAGAGCCCTTCCCTGTGCTGTGACCCAGCTAAACCACGCTATTCATATTATGTGCTTGATTCCAGGTACCGTGGCTTTGTTCCAACATTACATTTTACATATGGCGATACTTATGGAAACAGCACCAGGAAATACTTTCAAGATTTTCGTATGGCAGCTCTGAATTCAAGTCAGAGTCCTTATAGCAAAGGAGGGCAATTTCCAACGTTTTATTCCAATGATCCATCTCTTGTGATAGAAAATAGGATCAACAACAGGAACAGATGGCTGTTTGCTCCACGGTGGTCCAGACACGATGTGGATTTTGACAGGGAGGACGAATTGAAAACTTTTGATAAGGTAACAAGTTAACAGAAGCTAATGTTGTACTAATGCTATTTTTTATCCTAGTACCTATTTAGGAAGATTGAAGGCCAGTTGGTGTGGATTTGTATCATCTATTGGTCAGACAAAGCAGACCCTTGCCCGATTTCTCTGATATGGCTgatgatttaaaaatatatatatgatatGACTATTCACGTCTATGCTTAGAACCAAATGAATAGTTTAACTAAAAAGCTTTGGACAAGACAGTTCCTTACCAAGATCAAAATTATTAAAAGCAGGTTGAAAAATGTAGCAGGTCTTAACtcacagcacaagtctttcatagtttgtggagtttgcagctgAAAATGCAATGGGGCCGCCTCCCAGATTCTCTTACATATTTGGCCAAGAGTCAAGCTGGCTGATTTCATTACTCATTTATCAGCACAGAGTTAAAGTACTTTACAATGCTCCAAAACATCAAGATTCAGGGGTAATGCAGCAGGAGTATGTTAAAatgtgggagcttgatcgccccaatgcgGGGGGCCCGATCGCCGGCTACGTGAgccaagattgtcccgtcaatggaaggctcgaggcGCCAGACctcaggaggacaaagaagggaagagattgaacttctttttgccttctatcacagtgaggaatgtggaggagaatgtggtggatgtttttgttaaaatatattttgtgtgttttgttgctttttattggtatgactatggcaaatcaaattcctcatatgttacaaaacatacttggctaataaagtatgattatgattaaaacACAGGGTCCAGAAGGGCAAATCAAGCTCACTGAACTGATGATCATTTTCTGCTTAGATCAACATAAAATGTGTACAATTGGTAAGATTATATTTTTGTACTGCAGGCAAAGATAGATTTCAGCTTTAATTTTATGgttgtgaaaagaaatgtatcATTTGACCAGAAAATGAAGTTGGTAACTGCCTAAAAAAATATCCAAGTTAGTCATAGGGCATGGAAATaggatctttggcccaactcatccatgctgagatATTTGATCCAAGCTACCTCTTTGccaacatccctctaaaccttttctatctacCAGTCCAAACATCTTTAAAATGTTATTactgtacctgccccaactacctcttttggcagcttgttccaccaaCCTGTTTGAAAGCCAGGCAtttattaaaaaatcaaaaaaaatcattttcaaaCGCCAAACAGGAAACAGTGACAACCCATTTCAAGGATGGAAGCAACATAATTACAGTAGTAGCCAGGAAATGTGGCAGAAATGAAATAGTAAAGGAAGAAGTTGGATGCAACCAACATAATTTAGCtcttttagatttagctcttagggctaacggaatcaagggatatggggggaaaaaaagcaggaacgggatactgattttggatgatcagctatgatcatattgaatggcagtgctggctcaaagggccgaatggcttacaccggcacctattttctatgtttctatcattataTTAGCAACTTTGAGGATATAAGCACATTACAGGAGCATGGGCAAACCTGGAGCAAGAAATAATATTGTGAAGTTCACAACTGTGTCTTTGACTtgttaattaaatatattttcactAGATGGCTCAGCAACACCAGGAGAACTACAAAGATAAGACAGGCACAATACCCCGAGTGGATCATTTTGTGCTGCCTGGGAGAGAGGAGTACACATTCCCTTGTTTACCAAACATGTGAGTATGACATGGTGCGAAGGGCCAAGGATGAATTATTACACTTTGATAATTTAACAGAATAGTGTTTAATAAATTTGGAAATGAAGTGGCAGATTAAATGTAATAAATTTTATCATTAAAGTAAATGCGCCATGTGCATTCCATTAGTAACTCTGTGACAagactttttaaatacatttttctaGTATCACTGAGCAGATACATTTTCCAAGAGAAAGGCCTTCCTGAATGGTGTTGACATTGCtttattatggtcacgtgtaccgagatagtgTAAAGCTTTGTATTTTGTGCTATCCTGGCAGATCATACCAAACATGTATAATCATTTCATACTTTCATTTCATACTTTCATTTTCATACTTCATTTCATACTTTCAAGAAGTAGtgtaaaaagagaaaataaagtgCATAATGTAATGATACAGCTATAGAAAAGTGCAGATGAAATAGGATGTGGTCAATATGGGATGTGAATGATATACAATAACTAGGTAAGTtcaacaaaacacaaaacacaaagtgctagaggaactcaccgGGTCACGCAACAATgatgaaatggatagatgatatgTTGAGTCAGGACTCTTGCACACTCTTTTGCAAAGGATCACAGTAAACCAATCCAAGTTTTTTTCCAAGatttacaatttaaaaacaaatttcttGAATTTAGCTTCAAATTGCTATTATGGATTCCAAGCTTTCAATCTCCATGTTACCAGTCTAGTAATTTAATTTCTAACATCATCATGTAAAGGAAACAGTGGTATGTTTCCATTTCCTGCTTGGTTGACCTGAGAAAGATGATCTTCAAACAAATGAAGATTCTTCTGCCCTGAAATagtaaatgtctgaagaagggtttcagccctaaACTTTgctcatttccttcgctccatagatgctgcctcacccgctgagtttctccagcatttttgtctgcctgaaacaactggcaggtcaggcagcatcaaaggaACGAGTTATAATGttggtcaaagacccttcatcagaactggaacaaagaggtacaggtgcacaaccttttatccgaaagccttgggaccagacacttgtcggatttcggaatttttcggatttccgaatggaagatttttagcatagattaggtaggtagcgcgggcggcttgaaaagtctggagcggctgcctcctccctggagaccggggaatcattgcataaatgttagtcagttagtttggagggattttatgtggtgggggggtgaagggggaaactttaattcttagtcccctacctggttggagaggcggggagcgggcaatgccttaccgggtcgccgtgcagtaagctacggagcgctgtggccgccgactaccaacatcgcggagctgggggctgcgggcgtccggccgcggttggagctctgaccccggcaactctacccctggctgcgcggcgctccaaatccagcgcggccggacgcccgcagccccagcgccgcgatgttgggagtcggcggcgtcgcagcgctgggatatcagcggggagcgggcaatgccttaccaggtcgccgtgcggtaagctccggagcgctgtggccgccgacacacaacatgtcggccggccacagcggtgctggggctgcgggcgtccggccgcgggccgcgctggatttggagcgccgcgcagccaggggtagagttgccggggtcggagctacaaccggcgccgcccgcggccagacgcccgcagccccagctgggagtcggtggccacagcgctccggagcttatgcacggcgacccggtaaggcattgaccgctccccgcctctccgaccaggtaggggactaagaattaaagtttcccccttcacataaaagccctccaaactaactgactaacatttaagcaatgatttacagatgtttaagtgtcaccccggtctccggggaggaggcagccgctacagtagtacagacctgggttgaccgtgggtcgtttcgggtcaagtttggcgccaaacgcgagctttggtgtgcagacgacatcctggaaaaaatggccggttttcgaagtttttcggtttccggataaaaggttgtgcacctgtacatattaATATTTGAAGAGAACATAGAGAACTAGGATTTTAAATGAGATTCAATAGCATTTCAATGTGACTTTCGTTATAGTCCTATTAGTTACACAAAATGAGCATTTTTCCATGAATTTCAATCCAGTGAAAACCAGTTTCTGTCTCCATAATACGCTACAAAACATTGTTTTGAAACTCTTAAAATATGTATTTCAATTACAACAAAACTAGAAATCTAGAACAAGATTAGAAAGTGGTACAAGTTTCATTATATTTACTTATTACAAAAGAATACGAATTCTTAGTTTTAAGACAATTTTATCTAAATTGCCTTGCATTGAAGTGCCTTCAGAAAAATAAATACAAGTCTATTATAAAACGCATTGTAAAAGAGGACACTGTTGGTTGCTGACAACACAGGTTACAAAACATAGCTTGTTTCCCAATAACTAAAAAAGTGCACTGACTTTCATAGAGCAAGGCCTCATTCAAACATGGATTGAAGATTCCAACATGAGCCTTTTGTCAGATGAAGCACAAGTCTCAAACATATTTGTGTTGAGATACCTTGAGTGAATAACTGGAAACTGAAATTTTCATCTATTTTCTTTTCAACCTTGAAACACACATGAACCAAACATAATATCTCTATTCAGGGATCGGGGCGCCGCCTTGAAGGCAGCTTTTGCCTACATACCGTTTTTCAATctttaaagtttgttttggggagcctttaacttttctatgtgggggaggggggtaggataatgggggaaactgtttcccagttgcTTCCTGAGTCCAAATTGCATCCTCGCCTCCCCTCCTTGTGACCTACCACCTGAGAAAGATGATCTTCAAACAAATGAAGATTCTTCTGCCCTGAAATagtaaatgtctgaagaagggtttcagccctaaACTTTgctcatttccttcgctccatagatgctgcctcacccgctgagtttctccagcatttttgtctgcctgaaacaactggcaggtcaggcagcatcaaaggaACGAGTTATAATGttggtcaaagacccttcatcagaactggaacaagagaaagcaagttagttttaagttgcagaaaagTTGGAGGAACAATAGATACAAATGAGTGAAGATGGTATGAGGAGGTCAGGGTTGCAAAGACCATCTGGTTGGTGGGCAAATGGGGGAATTGCAAGCTTCAGTGTAAACACAAGGGGCATAAAATTTAAAACCAGTGGGCAACTTGATAACTTCTGAAAGACCTGGTCAGTTCCGAAAGACATAGTTGGTGAGTTACCTGAAGTCAGAGTTCAGAGTTCAAAATCATACAGGATctgtcctttaaaaaaaatcttaatacCCCAACTCCCCGGATTATGTTTGCAGGACCTCGCATCTCTTCCAATGTCCCTTGTACCAATACGACCCACAACCTCTGGTTGGTCACCGTCCAATCTCAGATTGTTCTTTGTCTGCTCAGGAACATTCATGACTTGACCACAATGAATGCAGCACCTGGTGTCCTGTTTGTGcctccccttctctgccccctaTCACTTGCCTAGATTTTGCCCTACTCTGCTTTCCAGCAGTCAGATACCGTGCCACTGATCTGGTGGCTGCCGCTATTTTACCCCAAGatgccatcacctcctgccaTTATCCAAAATGATATATTTACTTGAGAAGAATCGCAGGTgattcctgcactacctgcctgccTCACCTGGCGATCACCTGAGTGAACCTTTGGTGTGATCATCTTGTTGAAACTACTATCAGACACTGATCAGAAACTACTATCAGACCCTGTGGTCTGAGGAGCTGTAGATTTCCTGAAAAATTGATCCGCACTTCCTGAAAAAGTTGTCATGGACACTTGACTGCTCCCCAATTTCCCCCatctgacgggggggggggggggggggggggggggggggggggggggaggttcatGCCACTCAAACAACTTCTATAACTACACATTTAGAAAATTAGTTGACTTAAGGGGAATACATCTTACCTTGCCCTTAATGTTGTTACTGCTCGTTCTTCTCAGCAAAGCCCCATGTTCACCGGGGCCTGAACTTTAACCTACCAGCATCACTTCCACCTGAAGCCAGCCAGCCCTCAAAAATGCCCACTCTGCTAAACTAACTCTTGCCTTGCAACCAACTTTTTAAATCTCCTGTGCTCTGCCTCCTCATATCTAGTACAGACACGaatgaaacatagatacatagatacatagaaaataggtgcaggagtaggccattcggcccttcgagcctgcaccgccattcaatatgatcatggctgatcatccaactcagtatcccgtacctgccttctctccataccccctgatccctttagccacaagggccacatctaactccctcttaaatatagtcaatgaactggcctcaactaccctctgtggcagagagttccagagattcaccactcactgtgtgaaaaggtttcttctcatctcggtcctaaaggatttcccccctatccttaagctgtgaccccttgtcctggacttccccaacatcgggaacaatcttcctgcatctagcctgtccaacccgataagaattttgtacgtttctataagatcccctctcaatctcctaaattctagcgagtataagccaagtctatccagtctttcttcatatgaacgtcctgacatcccaggaatcagtctggtgaaccttctctgcactccctctatggctataatgtccttcctcagatttggagaccaaaactgtacgcaatactccaggtgtggtctcaccaagaccctgtacaactgcagtagaacttccctgctcctatactcaaatccttttgctatgaaagctaacataccattcgctttcttcactgcctgctgcacctgcatgcctactttcaatgactggtgtaccatgacacccaggtctcgctgcatctccccttttcctaatcggccaccatttagataatagactgctttcctgtttttgccaccaaagtggataacctcacatttatccacattatactgcatctgccaaacatttgcccactcacccagcctatccaagtcaccttgcagtctcctagcatcctcctcacagctaacactgccccccagcttagtgtcatccgcaaacttggagatgttgccttcaatgccctcatccagatcattaatataaattgtaaatagctggggtcccagcactgagccttgcggtaccccactagtcactgcctgccattgtgaaaaggacccgtttactcctactctttgcttcctgtttgccagccagttctctatccacatcaatactgaacccccaaaccAACTCAAAATTCTTGCATCAGATGTTCCCATCGTCTTTTGTCAGGAAATTAGTACCACCCACTCCAATCTGCCCCTTGTAAGTGTAGTCCTTCATCCCTGGAACCTACCACTCACTCATGGCATTTTCTCAATGgctccatatccttcctataaaGAGGTGATAATACTACAACTGAGGAGTATGACGGAGATTTATATGCTGCTATAGATAAATACCAGCATGCTCAGTCCTGTGAACCACTTCAGCAAACTGCGATTATCAAATTATGCTCCCATCCGCACCTCCCTCTGACCCTACACCCATTTTAGAACCTTACTTTtaaattatactagaccaagtgcaaacccgttgggtctgctcccccaacgcagccgttccctacccgcagcccccacgggagacgtggtcctccaactcaagcggctcaggaatcagcagtgcggctgtttttaaatggagtctttgaggcgagatgcgggcgccagcagccgttatggtcgctggccagcaggaggcgacaaaatgagtggggggggggaaagagaaggattttattaaaaatgtgtacataaacaccgcaaaatttaatgagtggatacttggaatgaaaagtgaaatctcttaacgaaatggaaaaaaagtcggcgtttctgggtctgacgttggtgtagcaacgaatcaaagactgacagccacaagtcagaaacacacacagccagccgccacacagttttaatattatatagatttaTATTGTCAACCCTCATTCTTCCTACCAAGGTGCAGCACCTCAATTCTCTGCATTCAACATCACTTGCCACACATCTACCCATTTCACTAGCTTGTTTACATTCTGCTGCAATCCAGTTTTATTTCTAGCTCACAATATTGCCACATATTTGTGTTCCGTTAActaggagtgaatgagaaagccaCATTGTCCAACTCAAAAACAATTCTGGATCGTTAATGTAGATTTTATAGAATCTAACACCAATCTCATGAGAATGCTGTTATTCACCTTCCTGCAGACTGAACAAATATCAATCATTTACCATGATCTTGTGGTCTGTAACTCAGCCAACTAGAATTGAACACCAATGAATGCACTGTTATTTATCTGGAACCTTATGAAATAAAATGAGAGATTGAATCATCAATTTGTTAATAACTTCAATAATCACTTCAATGTAGCTTTTAGTGAATATTCAGTATTCACGCACAACCATTTCCTTTGCCAGTAAAGTTGTGCAGCATTCATATTTGAATATCCATTCTAGTACACTTGTTGACACTATTCCATCGTTTGCCTCTTTTCATATGTAGACATTCTCTTATCCCAGTCATTTAAACCTTTTGCTTGACATTATCAGACACCTTTAAAGAAAAACAGCATTATAGAATACAATAATTTGTAGGTCTGGAGAAGTATACAATTTCCAAGCTATTAAAAAACAGCATCTAGCTATTTTCCACATATGCCAGAacctgccataaaccaaatgaaaAATGTCATTCCAgcattgtttttatttcagatttccacttaaatattttataatttaaaaacaaattgaacAAAATGCTTTGTTGTATATAATTTGCTGTTATTTTGTATGCTTTTCTCAGGTAAATTACACATGCCATCTCCTCCACACACCAGACATGGGTTTACATTAAAGCCTTCATAActctggaaggagatgaggaattccaGGGTGAACAACACTTGCAGATCTAACAAATTATTGCCTTCTGAAATTCAGTTTGATTTAAGTGACCAAATGACATTGCAGAAGTTGTTTTGTAAATTACTTTACACTAAGGTTGCACTTTGCTTATGTGTATTGAATTACTGAAGCCAAAACATTTTAACTGCAGTTTTATCAATTTGATTTTAGGCATTAATTAGAAACCAAATCGTAACAAAAAGACATTCAATTGTTAATATCTATATTCCAAAGTTGGAGTTCTTCAATGGGCAATCAATATATACATTGAATGGAAAGTGATGTTTCACAAGATGCACACTTTTCCTTACTATCAAGGCGTCATTCTCAGGAACTGCGCCAAAGCAGCAGAGACAAAATAATGCAA containing:
- the fam166c gene encoding protein FAM166C — encoded protein: MASRSAGTLITNYNATYIPPALMPGYRGFVPTLHFTYGDTYGNSTRKYFQDFRMAALNSSQSPYSKGGQFPTFYSNDPSLVIENRINNRNRWLFAPRWSRHDVDFDREDELKTFDKMAQQHQENYKDKTGTIPRVDHFVLPGREEYTFPCLPNM